TTCCCGAGGGTCCTTGGGCTCCTGGAACGGATCCCAGTTCTCATAGCCGATCCGAAGGATACGTTCCCGGCCCCGCTTGGACATCCCATCGAAGATCGCTCGCTTCTTGAGCTCGTATTCTTCTCGGTCTTCCGTCATTTCCCATCCTTGAAATAGGTCGTTGAGCCCGAACGTCGAGAGGTCAATCGCGACTCCCTTCCTCATCCGCCGGGTCTTCCCAGAAGAGTTTCAGCCGGATCTTTTTGAATTCCCGGGTGCTGAAAAGGATCCGATGGTCACGTATGGCGATCGCCTCCGAGAGGCGTTCCGCCGCCGCGCGGCATTCATCTTCCGTTCGGCCGTGGATCATGGCGTAGAGGTTGTACGGCCATTCCGGCCTGGCGGGCCGATGGTAGCAGTGACTCACCTCCGAATGGGCCGCCAGAATGTTCCCCAACCCGTCGATACGTTCTTCCGGACAACGCCAGACCACCATCCCGTTGGCGGCGAAACCCACTTCTCTGTGATTGAGCACCGCTGCGAAACGGCGGATCCAACCCGTATTGGTCCAATGGACAATGAGCTTCATCAATTCCGTTTCCGGCATGCCCAGTTCTTCGGCCCATACCTTGAAGGGCCTTGAGACCAAGGGCAAGTCTTCCTGGAGGCACCGCGCCACGCGGATGTTGGTACTGGAAGGCTGAAAGGGGGCGCCGGTTTCCAGCCTGGGGAGCGTGAAGGCTCCAGGGGCGCCATCGACGGCGTCTTCGTCGAGCAGGTCCAGCACCACGGCGAGCTTGTATTTTCTGAGAGCCGGAAGGATGAGCGTCGGCCAGCCGCCGGCTCGGATCGATAGGGTTTCGACCACGGTCTCCAGCGATCTTCCGGGCGGAACCGCCACCGTGAACCACAGGTTGTACGAAGCCGGCCGCAGGTAATTATGACTCACCCCGGGATACGCGTTCACCGCTCGGACCGCCGCGTCCAGGCAATCTTCCGGAACCGCCATGGCAACCAGGCTGCTTTGATAGCCCAAGGCCCCTGTGTTGAAAATGGCGCTGATCTGGCGGACTCGCTGCTGCTTTTTCAATTCCTCGATGCGGCCGATGACTTCGCCTTCCTCCAACCCCAGCCTTTCGCCCAAGCGGCGATAAGGCTCCGGGTCGATGGGAAAAGAGCGCTGCAGTCGATCCATGATCAATCGGTTTTCGTTGTCCAAGTCGCTTCTCCTTTGACTCCCGGACGTTCCGGCGATCGGAGGCGCACCGGCTCGTGCAGTATAAGCTTCCCGTTCACCCGCTGACAAGGAAAGAGGGCGCGCGTTTCGGCTTCCCAAAGCGCAAGCTCACGTCGCACGGTCTTGGAAAGGCGAGTGGATCGTGGTATAGGGAGGCTCGCCTCTTCAGAAGTCGTCTCCACCGGGCGGAGGCACCCCTGAACGACCGGAAACCGGCGAGACCGGTATTGGCGCAAGGAAGGATCATGGCGCTCAAGGTACTTTTCTGTTCCCCCGAAGTGGCCCCCTACGCCAAGACGGGCGGACTGGCCGACGTCGCCGGGGCGTTGCCGGAGGCCCTGGCCGCGCAGGGCTGCGACGTCCGCATCTTCATGCCATATCACCGATCCGCCCGGGACCGGGTCCTGAATCCGCGGCCGGTGGCGGAGTGGACCTCCATTCCCATCGGTCTCCACGACTTCCACGTGCACTTCTGGGAAACCCGCACCAAGGCCGGGGTTTCCTTGTCTCTCCTGGAAAAGGAAGAATTTTTCGACCGCCCGCATCTCTACGGCCACCCGGTTCGCGGTGATTATGAAGACAACGTGGAACGGTTCCTCGCCTTCTGCCGGGCCGTCCACCCCCTCTGCGTTCACACGGGCTGGTATCCAGACGTTCTGCACCTGAACGACTGGCAGAGCGCGCTCACCGCCGCCTATCTTCATTTCTTCTGGCGCCACGATCCCTACTGGTTCCGAACGCGGAGCGTTCTCACCATCCACAATCTGGGCTACCAAGGGCTGTTTCCGGACCGTTTCTTCAGCCTGACGCAGCTTCCCGGCGACGCTTTTACCATGGAAGGCATGGAGTTCTGGGGGCAGATGAACTTTCTCAAAGCCGGCATCCAATACAGCCACCGGATCACCACGGTGAGCCCTCAATACAGCCTGGAAATCCAGGAACCGGAAAACGGCTTCGGCCTGGACGGGGTCCTTCGGCACCGAAGCGGCCGGCTTACCGGCATCCTGAACGGCATCGATACGACTATCTGGAATCCGGAAACCGATCCCCACCTTCCGGCGAATTACTCCGCAGAAAACCCCTCGGGAAAACGTCGCTGCAAGGAAGCCCTGGCCAAGGAATGCGGTTTCTCAGAAGATCGCCTCGCCCACCCCCTGTTCGGCATGATCAGCCGCCTTACACCGCAGAAAGGGTTCGATCTCCTGAAAGATTGCTTCGACGACCTTCTGTCCCTTCCCTTGAACCTGGTGATCCTCGGGACCGGGGACGCCTCCATCGAGGAATGGCTCAAGGAAAAGGCCGAACGCTATTCGGACCGCTTCCACCTGCGCCTCGCCTTCGACGAAGGCCTAGCCCACCGCATTGAAGCCGGCGCCGACTGCTTCCTCATGCCTTCCCGTTACGAACCTTGCGGCCTCAACCAGATGTACAGCCTCCGCTACGGAACCGTCCCCATCGTCCACGCCGTAGGCGGCCTGGTCGATTCCGTTATCGATGTTCTGCGTTTTCCTCAAACGGGGACCGGGTTCAAGTTCTACCGTTACACGCCCGACGCGTTCCTGACCGTCGTTCGGTCGGCACTCGAACTGATGCAAGACGACACGGCATGGCCGAGGCTCCTGAAGCAAGCCATGCTGCAAGACTTCTCGTGGTCGCGGAGTGCTAGAGCTTACCTGGAGGTCTACGAAAGCGCTCTGGCGGAAAGCCGGTGAACGGAAATCGGAATCCGGATGGGTTGAAGCCCCCTGCAAAGCCGGTCGCCCGGCAATGGGCGTTGCTACCTCGTGGTGGAGAGACTGCCTTCGGACCGGCTCAGACCACTTCGATCGTTCCGGGGCTTGGTGCCGTCACCCGGCCGATTTCTCGTGCGTCAGCCACGTCGTGTCACCGGAGTTCTTCTTCGTGTCACGGGCTGAGCAGTTGATGGATAAAAAGGCTCGCCAATCCCAGGAAGGCACAAAAACCGCCTACATCTGTTGCCGTCGTCACAAAAATGCTCGACCCCAGTGCCGGATCAAGGTTCAATTTCCGGAGCGTGATGGGCACCATGGCACCGAAGAGCCCGGCGACCACCAGGTTGATGGTCATGGCCATGCAGATGATGGTCGCAAGCCAGAGATTCCGGTGCCACAGGTAGGCGATCCCCCCCATCACCAATCCGACGGCCAACCCGTTGCAAAACCCTACCCCTGCCTCCTTCAGAACAATCCGCCAGTTGCCCTTGAGCTGCATTTCACCCAGGGCAAGGGCCCGAACGACCACCGTGAGTGACTGGTTTCCGGCGTTTCCGCCCAGCATGGCGACGATGGGCATGAGGCTGGCGAGAACTACAAACTGCTGAATCGTATCCGAGAAAACGTGAACCGTGTAGGAGACCACCAGGGCGGTGGCGAGGTTCACCATGAGCCATGGAACCCGCAACACCACGGAACGGCGAAGCGGCGAAGACACTTTTTCGTCCGTGTCCAGGTTGGCGAGAAAATACATGTCCTCGGTGGCTTCTTCGGTCATGACGTCGAAGATGTCGTCGTAGGTGATGATGCCCACCAGGCGGTTGTCGCCGTCCACAACGGGCATGGCCAGAAAGTCGTAGCGAACCATTTCCTTGGCCACCTCTTCGATGTCCATATCCACGCGGACGGCGATCACGTTCGTGTGCATGATGTCGCCCACCAGGTTTTCCGGCCGGGCCATAATGAGGTCCCGGAGCGAGACGATGCCCACCAGTCGGCGGGCGTCGTCGACCACATAGGCATAGTAGATGGTTTCCTTCTTGGGAGCCTGGAGGCGCAGCTGATCCAAGGCCGAGCGGACCCGGGTCTCCGGACGGAGCAGTGCGTAGTCGGTGGTCATGTACGCGCCGGCACTGTCTTCCGGATAGGTGAGCAGCTTCAGGAGATTCTGCCGTTCAGCCTGGATGAGGAGGGCCAGCAGGCGGTCCTTGGTGACCTCGTCCATCTCCTCCACCAGGTCCGCCCGTTCGTCGGGCCTCATGTTCGAAATCAACTGAACCAACACGTTCCGCGGCAGATACTCCAGCGTCTCTTTCTGTACCTCGAACGGCACGAACTCGAAAATGGGGAGCGCGGTTTCGGGTCCAAGGATCTCGATGAAACGGGCGATTTCCTCCGGCCGGAGCGTCGCCAGCACTTCGGCTGCGTCCGCAGGGTGCAGAGCCTTCAAGGCTTCCACCAATTCGTCGCGGCCGCCGCTCCGGACCATATCCCGGAGGAATTCCACGCCGGCGTTTTCAACCATGGGTCCCATCTCCTCCCTCGACCCGCCGCATACCGCTCAAGGTCGCTCCATCGGCATCAAACCGGCAGTTCCCTTTCCGAGGTCCTGTTCTTCTATCAGACCGCCTCAACGTTTTCAATCGAGCCCTTCTGTGCTATGGATGCGTGCTGACGCGGTAAAATCCGGACGCTGTCAAGATTCCTTCCCACACCAGGAGACTCCCAATGGACGCAAACGAAGTGATTTACGAACAGCTTGCCGATCACCTGGATCGCCTTCCAGCGGGATTCCCGCGGACGGAGTCCGGCGTGGAGATACGGATTCTCAAGCGGCTTTTTTCGCCGGAAGAGGCGCAACTCGCTCGGCAACTCAGCCTGAAACCCGAGTCCCCTCAGGAAATCGCAGCCCGCACCGGAGGCGATCCCCGGGAGCTTGCGGATAAGCTCTACGACCTGTCCCGAAAAGGACTGATCCTCAGGTTGCGCAAAGGCGAACAAGTCCGCTACATGGCCGCCCAGTTCATCGTCGGCATCTGGGAATACCACGTGAACGACCTGGATCCCGATCTCATCCGCGACATGAACGAATACATCCCGCACTTCTTCGACGCATCCATGAAGCTTGGGACCCCCCAGCTGCGAACCATCCCGGCGGCCAGGGCGCTCACCCCTGAACAGCGGATCATGCCCTACGAAGAAGCCCGCCGCCTCATTCATGAGCAGAACCGCATCGTGGTCGCTCCCTGCATCTGTCGCAAAGAACACCGGATCATGGGAAAGGGTTGCGACAGGCCCCTGGAAACCTGCCTCGTCTTCGGCTCGGCCGCGGACTTCTATGAGGAAAACGGCCTGGGGCGCCCCATCGGCCGCGAAGAAGCCCTCCACATTCTGGATCTGGCGGAAGACACGGGACTGGTCCTCCAACCCACCAACGCCCAAAAAGTCGTGAACATCTGCGCCTGCTGCGGCTGCTGCTGCCAGATTCTCAAGAACCTCAAGCGGCTCCCCCAACCGGCACGCTATGCCGCCTCCAACTACTTCGCCTCCGTCGAAGCCGAAGACTGCTCGGGCTGCGGAACCTGCCTGGACCGCTGCCAGATGGACGCCATTGTCATGGGTGAAGACGGCACAGCCGCCATCGAACAGGACCGATGCATCGGGTGCGGGCTTTGCGTCACGACCTGCCCCGAGGAGGCCATCCGTCTGGAACTGAAACCAGAAGAAGACCGGAAGGTTCCCCCCGCACATCCGTTCGAAACCTTCCAGCGGATCGCGCAAGAGCGGATGGAGCGCTTCAGGCAGATTCATACCTGAGGCCGCAGGCTCTCCCGCCCCAAAACGGCTCTTGCCCGCGGTCCCCCACGGCGGGGGCTCGGCTGCCATGACACCTCGGCATCCATCGACGCCGCAGCGCACAAAAACCTTCCATAGCGCGGAAGGCGGCACGGGCTGAAATCGGGCCCGGAAAGCAGGAAAGGCGCCCAAGCGGCGCCCTTCCTGTTTCAAGCACAATGGAATCTCCAGGAACCCGTCCGTTGCTCACCCCGGACCGCGCGACCGGGGAGACGGCTCTCCCTGCCGGATCAAATCGGGTAGACGTTTCCTGTTTCCAGAATGCGCCATCCGTTTCGCGTTTCTCCGAGCAGCATGTTGATCTGCCAGCCGACCTTGCAATGGTCCGAAACCTCACGGGGGACTTTCACTTCCAGGATGTCGGTTTCCGTGGTCAAACCGGAGAGAACCAGGACACCAGGCTTCACCTCTTCCACCGTGAAGTAGTCGTCCAGTTCATCGGTCCAACCTCGCGGCGCATGGGTTTGCGCGTAATCGTAAAGGAGCCGGGCCAGCCGTTCGGCCGCCGGCAGTTCCCTTGAGGCTTCCGCCGCAAGCTCTATGGCCTGGCGCGCTTCTTCTTTGCGGGCGTAGCCGTTTTCCGCCAGCCACTGCATGAGCTTCTT
This is a stretch of genomic DNA from Desulfoglaeba alkanexedens ALDC. It encodes these proteins:
- a CDS encoding Lrp/AsnC family transcriptional regulator, with the protein product MDNENRLIMDRLQRSFPIDPEPYRRLGERLGLEEGEVIGRIEELKKQQRVRQISAIFNTGALGYQSSLVAMAVPEDCLDAAVRAVNAYPGVSHNYLRPASYNLWFTVAVPPGRSLETVVETLSIRAGGWPTLILPALRKYKLAVVLDLLDEDAVDGAPGAFTLPRLETGAPFQPSSTNIRVARCLQEDLPLVSRPFKVWAEELGMPETELMKLIVHWTNTGWIRRFAAVLNHREVGFAANGMVVWRCPEERIDGLGNILAAHSEVSHCYHRPARPEWPYNLYAMIHGRTEDECRAAAERLSEAIAIRDHRILFSTREFKKIRLKLFWEDPADEEGSRD
- the glgA gene encoding glycogen synthase GlgA, with product MALKVLFCSPEVAPYAKTGGLADVAGALPEALAAQGCDVRIFMPYHRSARDRVLNPRPVAEWTSIPIGLHDFHVHFWETRTKAGVSLSLLEKEEFFDRPHLYGHPVRGDYEDNVERFLAFCRAVHPLCVHTGWYPDVLHLNDWQSALTAAYLHFFWRHDPYWFRTRSVLTIHNLGYQGLFPDRFFSLTQLPGDAFTMEGMEFWGQMNFLKAGIQYSHRITTVSPQYSLEIQEPENGFGLDGVLRHRSGRLTGILNGIDTTIWNPETDPHLPANYSAENPSGKRRCKEALAKECGFSEDRLAHPLFGMISRLTPQKGFDLLKDCFDDLLSLPLNLVILGTGDASIEEWLKEKAERYSDRFHLRLAFDEGLAHRIEAGADCFLMPSRYEPCGLNQMYSLRYGTVPIVHAVGGLVDSVIDVLRFPQTGTGFKFYRYTPDAFLTVVRSALELMQDDTAWPRLLKQAMLQDFSWSRSARAYLEVYESALAESR
- the mgtE gene encoding magnesium transporter encodes the protein MVENAGVEFLRDMVRSGGRDELVEALKALHPADAAEVLATLRPEEIARFIEILGPETALPIFEFVPFEVQKETLEYLPRNVLVQLISNMRPDERADLVEEMDEVTKDRLLALLIQAERQNLLKLLTYPEDSAGAYMTTDYALLRPETRVRSALDQLRLQAPKKETIYYAYVVDDARRLVGIVSLRDLIMARPENLVGDIMHTNVIAVRVDMDIEEVAKEMVRYDFLAMPVVDGDNRLVGIITYDDIFDVMTEEATEDMYFLANLDTDEKVSSPLRRSVVLRVPWLMVNLATALVVSYTVHVFSDTIQQFVVLASLMPIVAMLGGNAGNQSLTVVVRALALGEMQLKGNWRIVLKEAGVGFCNGLAVGLVMGGIAYLWHRNLWLATIICMAMTINLVVAGLFGAMVPITLRKLNLDPALGSSIFVTTATDVGGFCAFLGLASLFIHQLLSP
- a CDS encoding 4Fe-4S dicluster-binding protein, whose product is MDANEVIYEQLADHLDRLPAGFPRTESGVEIRILKRLFSPEEAQLARQLSLKPESPQEIAARTGGDPRELADKLYDLSRKGLILRLRKGEQVRYMAAQFIVGIWEYHVNDLDPDLIRDMNEYIPHFFDASMKLGTPQLRTIPAARALTPEQRIMPYEEARRLIHEQNRIVVAPCICRKEHRIMGKGCDRPLETCLVFGSAADFYEENGLGRPIGREEALHILDLAEDTGLVLQPTNAQKVVNICACCGCCCQILKNLKRLPQPARYAASNYFASVEAEDCSGCGTCLDRCQMDAIVMGEDGTAAIEQDRCIGCGLCVTTCPEEAIRLELKPEEDRKVPPAHPFETFQRIAQERMERFRQIHT